One genomic segment of Desulfocapsa sulfexigens DSM 10523 includes these proteins:
- the atpD gene encoding F0F1 ATP synthase subunit beta yields the protein MSEQNVGKITRVIGPVVDVEFEAGKLPRILDALFVSNPGINDDADNLVIEVAQHLGDNAVRCIAMDATDGLVRGMEARDSELPITIPVGQPALGRIMNVVGRPVDGLGAIDDTKKMPIHREAPAFTDLDTEVRVLATGIKVIDLLVPFPMGGKMGLFGGAGCGKTVIMMEMVNNIAMHHGGISVFCGVGERTREGNDLYNEMKESGVLPKAALVYGQMTEPPGARSRVALTGLTAAEYFRDEEGQDVLFFVDNIFRFTQAGSEVSALLGRIPSAVGYQPTLATDLGGLQERITSTNKGSITAVQCVYVPADDLTDPAPATTFAHLDGTVVLSRQIAELGIYPAVDPLDSTSRILDPNVVGQEHYDVARGVQISLQKYKDLQDIIAILGMDELSEDDQILVGRARKIQRFLSQPFTVAEVFTGMAGKFVAVEDTVAGFKEILEGKHDEMSENSVYMVGSIAEALEKEAKANA from the coding sequence ATGAGTGAGCAAAACGTAGGAAAAATTACAAGAGTCATTGGACCAGTTGTCGATGTTGAATTTGAAGCTGGTAAACTACCAAGAATTCTGGATGCACTTTTTGTATCCAACCCAGGCATTAATGATGATGCTGACAATCTGGTAATCGAAGTTGCCCAGCATCTTGGTGATAATGCTGTCCGCTGTATTGCCATGGATGCAACCGATGGTCTGGTTCGTGGCATGGAAGCCCGTGACAGTGAACTGCCTATTACTATTCCTGTAGGGCAGCCTGCCCTTGGTCGTATCATGAATGTAGTCGGACGGCCAGTTGATGGTTTAGGCGCTATTGATGACACCAAAAAAATGCCTATACATCGTGAGGCACCTGCTTTCACAGATCTTGACACTGAAGTTCGTGTTCTTGCAACTGGTATTAAGGTAATTGATCTTCTTGTCCCATTCCCTATGGGTGGAAAAATGGGTCTGTTCGGCGGTGCTGGTTGTGGAAAAACCGTTATTATGATGGAGATGGTTAATAACATCGCCATGCATCATGGTGGAATTTCTGTATTCTGTGGTGTTGGTGAGCGTACTCGTGAAGGAAACGATCTGTACAACGAAATGAAAGAGTCTGGAGTACTGCCAAAAGCCGCTCTTGTTTACGGTCAGATGACTGAACCTCCAGGAGCTCGTTCTCGAGTTGCTCTTACAGGCCTTACTGCTGCAGAGTATTTCCGTGATGAAGAGGGACAGGACGTTCTCTTTTTCGTAGATAATATCTTCCGTTTCACTCAGGCTGGTTCTGAGGTTTCCGCCCTTCTTGGTCGTATTCCTTCAGCTGTTGGTTATCAGCCTACACTTGCAACAGACTTAGGTGGACTTCAGGAACGCATTACATCTACTAATAAAGGATCTATTACTGCTGTACAGTGTGTTTATGTACCTGCAGATGACTTGACAGATCCGGCTCCTGCCACAACATTTGCTCATCTTGACGGAACCGTTGTTCTTTCTCGTCAGATCGCTGAGCTTGGTATTTACCCTGCTGTTGATCCACTTGATTCAACTTCTCGTATCCTTGACCCCAACGTAGTTGGCCAGGAACATTATGATGTTGCTCGTGGTGTTCAGATTTCCCTGCAGAAGTACAAAGATCTTCAGGATATTATCGCTATTCTTGGTATGGACGAACTTTCAGAAGATGATCAGATTCTTGTAGGACGTGCTCGTAAGATTCAGCGTTTCCTCTCTCAGCCTTTTACAGTTGCTGAGGTTTTTACTGGTATGGCAGGTAAATTTGTGGCCGTTGAAGACACTGTTGCCGGATTCAAGGAAATTCTTGAAGGCAAACATGATGAAATGTCTGAAAACTCAGTTTACATGGTTGGTTCAATTGCTGAAGCTCTTGAAAAAGAAGCAAAAGCCAACGCATAA
- the atpG gene encoding ATP synthase F1 subunit gamma, whose protein sequence is MPSLKDVQNKIVGVKKTAQITSAMNMVASAKLRGAQEKMENFRPYADKFNEAMSNLSGGGNTDAFPLMDVRDVKTVELVVITSDRGLCGSFNSNILKLAYKKIDEYEAQGKTVSVVCVGKKGNQSLKKTGKVRTRFVDIMSDFQMFNAREIAQDVATNFLSGAADKVEVIYGSFQSVAIQRPVVQEMLPITPIETEGEEIKKQAGDYIYEPSTEEIMDVMQPLYLNVIIYHAMLEVGASEHAARMTSMDNATNACKDIVSDLTLVYNKARQAAVTGELMDIVGGAEALKG, encoded by the coding sequence ATGCCTAGTTTAAAAGACGTTCAAAATAAGATAGTTGGTGTCAAGAAGACGGCACAGATAACATCGGCCATGAACATGGTCGCTTCTGCTAAGCTTCGTGGTGCACAGGAGAAGATGGAGAATTTCCGTCCCTATGCCGACAAGTTTAATGAGGCCATGTCCAATCTTTCGGGTGGTGGAAATACCGACGCGTTTCCTCTGATGGATGTGCGTGATGTTAAAACCGTGGAACTTGTCGTTATAACATCGGATCGGGGATTGTGTGGATCCTTTAATTCAAACATACTGAAACTCGCCTATAAAAAGATTGATGAGTATGAGGCTCAGGGGAAGACGGTTAGTGTTGTCTGTGTAGGAAAAAAAGGAAATCAGTCTCTGAAAAAAACGGGAAAGGTTCGGACTCGTTTTGTTGATATCATGTCTGATTTTCAGATGTTCAATGCCAGAGAGATCGCTCAGGATGTAGCAACTAATTTCCTCAGTGGCGCTGCTGATAAAGTTGAAGTTATTTATGGAAGTTTTCAATCTGTAGCCATTCAGCGACCAGTCGTTCAGGAGATGCTCCCCATCACTCCAATCGAAACAGAAGGTGAGGAGATTAAAAAACAGGCAGGAGACTATATCTATGAGCCTTCAACCGAAGAAATCATGGATGTTATGCAGCCTCTGTACCTGAATGTCATAATTTATCATGCCATGCTTGAAGTCGGTGCTTCCGAACATGCAGCAAGAATGACTTCCATGGATAACGCTACTAACGCATGTAAGGATATTGTAAGCGACCTCACCCTTGTGTACAACAAAGCAAGGCAGGCTGCTGTTACCGGTGAGCTGATGGATATTGTTGGCGGCGCCGAAGCCCTTAAGGGATAA
- the atpA gene encoding F0F1 ATP synthase subunit alpha, whose product MQIKAEEISQIIKDQIGEYETSIDLNETGTVISVGDGIARVYGVQNCMAMELLEFPGGIMGLALNLEEDNVGCAVLGSVTKIKEGDLVKRTGKIAEVPVGPEMEGRVVDGIGFPIDGQGAINAKLSSKIEVLAPGVIARKGVHEPCYTGAKAVDAMTPVGRGQRELVIGDRQIGKTALCVDAIIAQKHTDVHCIYVAVGQKKSTVALIVEALRKHGAMEYTTVVAACASDPAPMQYIAPFAGTSMGEYFRDNGQHALIVYDDLSKQAVAYRELSLLLRRPPGREAYPGDIFFNHSRLLERSSKVSDELGAGSLTALPIIETQAGDVSAFIPTNVISITDGQVYLEPNLFFSGVRPAINVGLSVSRVGGAAQVKAMKQVAGTLRLDLAQYRELAAFAAFGSDLDAKTQAQLTRGERLVEILKQPQYAPLTMEKQVTILYAGANGYLDKLPIDTMRDYEDEMFSYIESNDASIFADLKEQEEFTDAIKEKLNKALDAFGETFKATKGLK is encoded by the coding sequence ATGCAAATCAAAGCCGAAGAAATCAGTCAGATTATAAAAGATCAGATTGGTGAGTACGAAACCAGTATTGACCTGAATGAGACCGGTACCGTCATCTCCGTTGGTGATGGTATTGCACGTGTTTACGGAGTCCAAAATTGTATGGCCATGGAACTTCTTGAATTCCCTGGTGGAATCATGGGTCTGGCTCTCAACCTTGAGGAAGACAACGTAGGTTGTGCAGTCCTTGGTTCGGTTACCAAAATTAAAGAAGGTGACCTTGTAAAGCGTACCGGGAAAATCGCAGAGGTTCCTGTTGGACCGGAGATGGAAGGTCGTGTTGTTGATGGTATCGGTTTCCCAATTGATGGGCAGGGTGCTATTAATGCAAAGCTGAGTTCCAAAATAGAAGTTCTGGCCCCTGGTGTTATTGCCCGTAAAGGTGTACATGAGCCATGTTACACTGGTGCTAAGGCCGTTGATGCCATGACTCCAGTAGGACGTGGACAGCGTGAGCTTGTTATTGGTGACAGGCAGATTGGAAAAACTGCCCTTTGTGTTGATGCTATTATCGCCCAAAAACATACAGACGTTCATTGTATTTATGTGGCTGTTGGTCAGAAAAAATCAACCGTAGCACTTATTGTTGAGGCCCTAAGAAAACACGGTGCAATGGAATACACCACCGTAGTTGCTGCATGTGCCTCTGATCCAGCTCCTATGCAGTACATTGCACCATTTGCCGGAACTTCCATGGGTGAGTATTTCCGTGATAATGGCCAGCATGCACTTATCGTCTATGATGATTTGTCAAAACAGGCCGTTGCCTATCGTGAACTTTCACTGCTTCTTCGTCGTCCACCAGGACGTGAGGCATATCCTGGAGATATTTTCTTCAACCATTCCCGTCTCCTTGAGCGTTCATCCAAGGTTTCTGATGAACTTGGTGCCGGATCTTTGACTGCACTTCCAATTATTGAGACCCAGGCTGGTGACGTTTCTGCTTTCATTCCTACGAACGTTATTTCCATCACAGATGGCCAGGTATATCTCGAGCCTAACCTGTTCTTCTCAGGTGTTCGTCCTGCCATTAACGTAGGTCTGTCCGTATCTCGTGTTGGTGGTGCCGCACAGGTGAAAGCGATGAAACAGGTTGCTGGTACACTTCGCCTAGACCTTGCTCAGTATCGTGAGTTGGCTGCTTTTGCTGCATTTGGATCTGATCTTGATGCTAAGACTCAAGCACAGTTGACTCGTGGTGAACGTCTGGTTGAAATCTTAAAACAACCACAGTACGCACCACTTACCATGGAAAAACAGGTTACCATCCTTTATGCAGGTGCCAATGGCTATCTTGATAAGCTTCCTATTGACACTATGAGGGATTACGAGGATGAGATGTTCAGCTATATTGAGTCCAATGATGCCTCTATCTTTGCAGACCTGAAAGAGCAGGAAGAATTCACTGATGCCATTAAAGAAAAGCTGAATAAAGCACTTGATGCTTTCGGTGAAACTTTTAAGGCAACCAAGGGCCTCAAATAA
- a CDS encoding F0F1 ATP synthase subunit epsilon, with product MAQQIHLEVVTPAGAVVSEDVDIVNAPGYGGDFGVLANHAPFLSTIKIGILTYAQGNNRKSLMISGGFSEVSNNKITFLVESAESGSSIDVDRAMKAKERAEKRLAQAAAHDDQFNQVRAEAALQRALARIKASKIA from the coding sequence ATGGCACAACAAATACATTTAGAAGTAGTAACTCCTGCCGGGGCTGTGGTTAGCGAGGATGTGGATATCGTTAATGCACCTGGATATGGTGGTGACTTTGGTGTGTTGGCCAATCATGCTCCTTTTCTTTCTACTATTAAAATCGGGATCCTGACCTATGCACAGGGTAATAACAGGAAAAGTCTTATGATTAGTGGCGGCTTCTCTGAAGTCTCCAATAATAAAATTACTTTTCTTGTTGAGAGTGCCGAAAGTGGTAGTAGTATTGATGTAGATAGGGCTATGAAGGCAAAAGAGAGGGCTGAAAAACGCCTTGCTCAGGCTGCTGCGCATGATGATCAGTTTAATCAGGTCAGGGCCGAGGCGGCTCTGCAGCGCGCACTTGCACGAATCAAAGCATCTAAGATTGCTTGA
- a CDS encoding NAD(P)-dependent oxidoreductase, which produces MKAKERMGIARQMPVETSPAKRVKNFDEIVSGYSEFTAILEAERCLQCKKPTCMNGCPIHNNIPGFIKHLREKKFEEAYWTIRETSSMPAICSRVCPHEFQCEGFCVRGKGKGQSVAIGMLERFIVDWMVENKKPMETACAIPGDKKVAIIGSGPAGMTVAYWLAHKGIPCTIFEALPVYGGMLTVGIPPFRLPRDIINAEIDALKHCGVTLHTNVVIGRDKTIADLRAEGFDAIFNGVGAHASRKLGLDDEETTAGVFHGVDYLRRVNLGEKLDLGKKVVVVGGGNVAIDVARTSLRLGSTDVFILYRRSREEMPASSAEIHHLEEEGVRIEFLAAPVKIHSENGKLTKVECVRMELGEPDDSGRRRPVVQENSNFMIEADSIVPAISQNVEHTAITGTDVELMSWGTFDTDARTLQTSLEYMFAGGDNVLGPQTVAKAVYQGKVAAESIERYINGQDLKEDREFLCDQIDW; this is translated from the coding sequence ATGAAAGCCAAGGAACGCATGGGCATAGCACGACAGATGCCAGTTGAAACGTCTCCAGCTAAGCGTGTGAAGAATTTTGATGAAATTGTTTCTGGATACAGTGAGTTTACAGCTATTCTTGAAGCAGAGCGCTGTCTCCAGTGCAAAAAACCTACCTGCATGAATGGCTGTCCTATTCATAATAATATACCAGGATTTATTAAGCATCTGCGTGAAAAGAAGTTTGAAGAAGCATACTGGACTATTCGTGAGACCTCATCCATGCCTGCGATTTGCTCCAGAGTCTGTCCCCACGAATTTCAATGTGAAGGGTTTTGTGTACGTGGCAAAGGAAAAGGACAATCTGTTGCTATTGGTATGCTTGAAAGATTTATTGTTGATTGGATGGTAGAGAATAAGAAACCAATGGAGACTGCATGTGCTATTCCTGGTGATAAGAAGGTCGCTATTATTGGCTCAGGACCTGCAGGAATGACAGTTGCCTACTGGCTTGCCCATAAGGGAATTCCCTGTACAATTTTTGAAGCATTGCCAGTGTATGGCGGTATGCTTACCGTAGGCATCCCTCCATTTCGCCTCCCACGAGATATCATAAATGCAGAAATTGATGCTTTAAAGCATTGTGGGGTCACTCTTCATACCAACGTCGTTATTGGCAGAGATAAAACCATTGCCGATCTCAGAGCCGAAGGATTCGATGCCATTTTTAATGGTGTTGGCGCCCATGCCAGTAGAAAGCTGGGGCTTGATGATGAAGAAACAACAGCCGGTGTTTTTCATGGAGTAGATTATCTGCGACGTGTAAATTTAGGTGAAAAGCTAGATCTTGGAAAGAAAGTGGTGGTTGTTGGTGGTGGAAATGTTGCCATTGATGTCGCCCGAACCTCGTTACGTCTTGGTTCTACAGATGTTTTTATTCTCTATAGACGATCCCGTGAAGAGATGCCTGCATCTTCAGCCGAAATTCATCACCTTGAAGAGGAAGGGGTTCGCATTGAATTTCTTGCTGCTCCAGTAAAAATACATTCTGAGAATGGTAAACTGACTAAAGTTGAATGCGTTAGAATGGAACTCGGTGAACCCGATGATTCAGGTCGGCGTCGTCCTGTTGTCCAGGAAAATTCTAATTTTATGATCGAGGCAGACTCTATTGTTCCTGCTATCAGTCAGAATGTTGAGCATACTGCTATTACCGGAACAGATGTAGAACTCATGTCATGGGGTACCTTCGACACTGACGCCAGAACACTGCAGACGTCGTTGGAATATATGTTTGCTGGTGGTGACAATGTTCTAGGACCTCAAACAGTTGCTAAAGCTGTATACCAGGGAAAAGTCGCTGCGGAATCGATAGAACGGTATATTAATGGTCAGGATCTCAAAGAAGATAGAGAATTCTTATGTGATCAAATTGATTGGTAA